GAATATTTTTCTGAGACGAGAGCTTTTGACCACCCGCAAGAACTTGCTGttatccgatgttcagtacttcagtactttgatttggAATGTTATTAGCCTATCGTCTTTCTCTCTAAAGTTGACCAGTCTTAGTGCCGCATGGTATTTGTCCTTATTACTAGTTGGCATTAGTAAACGCTTGATACGAGTTTCGCTACATGGTGTTGTACCATCTTTATTCTATGTACATCCTTTTTCTCGTGAGTGAGGTCACATAACGAGCTGCTGTATTCAATAAGTGGTCTCATTAGTACCAGATATGTTTTTAGTATGCCTGTTATTGATGTTTTGTGGACTATTgggttaatttctttttatatactaTAGTTGTTAGGTAGCCTTATTTACGTTTTTGTGATGTGTTTATTTAGtagtttattttcaagttcAACTCCAAGATAGGGATTAGGTTAACATCTATTAAGTGGGGATATTAggatttattgattgatatcTAGGATGTAATAAGTTAGCTGTAGCATTTAGCACTTTTTGATGTCAAAATATACTTTCCAGTTTAGAGACTACCTTAAGTTTTTAACCCTGCAAGATCGTTTTGAAGTATTTTGATATCTGTAGGAGATTGGATGTTTCTGTACACCAAGCAATCGTCTGCAACAGTCCTATACTTGCCCCTAAACAGAGATTGTAGGTACAGCACAACCTTCTCACCCTCTTCTTTGAAGACTGTACAGGAAATGTTGTCTGGTCTTGCACCTTTTCTtaggtttattttctattacagTTTAACTACACCGGGTGTTTGTTATACTAAAAGCTATCATAGGACTGTCTGATGATATTTGTAACTCTGGTAATTAAGGATTTTGGTGTAATACCTGATATAAGAAAAAGCAGATTCTTATTGCTGgttatgtacatatacattcTACCGCTGCATCGAGTGTGATATTATATGTATCccctcgagacagttaaattttcaaatttaaaacacgAGGCTCGCCGagctttaaaatttaactgtcgagagtggataaatatcgtgttacacgagatttggtggtggaatctgtttctctaatgattttcaaataaaaaccaGGCAACATTTTTCCTTCTTTTCGagtgatctgcaaaaagatatGTTATTTCTacgtgacgtcatcaggcatggtcgccttttttaaTGCCGTCACAATAGGCGATTCAGAGGAAAGCCACCAAATTCAAAGTCATAATCCGATTTTAACTaatgaagaactgagatcaaacgaaccacacgttgattatgTTTTTAAGACAATGGGTGCAGAcagggataaattgacgaagaattagagaaatttgCTTTTCCTTCTGTGCCGGTCAATTGTATCGTTTCTATTCTTTTCTCATGATAGTGATGTTAGTACTGATGTtggatttcttttaaaagttttattttatgaacTGTTGTTTGGCGTTTAGTGTTTTCGTTAATGACATGGTCGTCtattgattttcaatttatgagtttgaatttccctttggtatcttttgcctctaAAGAAGAACATATTCTTTCAATTTGTAATTTGCTTTGAAATAGGTATATTTTATCAAGGGCACAGAAGTCAAGTGTATTAATACAAttgcaagttaaaaaaaaagactttttgattttattatttatcacaTCTAATGTATGCTCTCCCTAGAAAAGGTAGTTTCACATAACTTTGAATCCTCGCTTTGATTGCTGATGATATCAATTTTGATAAGTTGGTATATATGTTTGGTTTTCAAGTGAATCGTCAATACCTagttcgtttatcaagcaatttaTGTAATGTGATTAACTCAATaaaacgatgttgtttggggctttatctTCGACTTCGAGGACAATTAAATGTCTGactgtgtatatttttgtttgttaaaatccAACCACATATCATTTATGTCACTGCAATTATGACACACATAACTATTATTATCCTGGTAgccttgataactatttacaccactgggtcgatgccattgcTGGTGGCCGTTTTGtccacgagggtatcaccagcccagtagtcagcacttcggtgttgacatgaatatccaTTGTatggtcatttaaaaaaaaaaatcctgatacaaaactttgaatttttcgaaaaacttagAATTTCTTATCTcaggaataaattaccttagtcgtatttggcacacgTTTTTGGAATGTTTGGTCCctaatgctctttaactttgtacttgcttGGTTTTATTACTATTTGatcagagcgtcactgatgagtcttaatgtagacgaaacgtacgtttggcgtattaaattacaatcctggtatctttgagaTCTATTAGGATACACAtgtgttatgtttttgtttgtttgtttgtttggtattctgttatttaaatgatatattagacAGGAGAATAAAAAAGTTGACGCACTAGGCCGGTTGGTGTTGGTAAAAGATCTTTAGAAgacattaatatatttattcactACTGTCCCGGCTCAAACCAATTGGCAAATTACTGATATCGTTGATTAATGCTTGGTCacttgtgttattttttatatgtcatttCAGTTCTATATCTTTGTATAGTCAATACTGTGTTTTCTATACTGACTGCAATCATTTTATCGGCTAGATATAAGCAATATGCACACATtctgttagtttaaacatattttatttgcttaaaTGTGCAAAAGGGATGAGACAGAAGTTAATCAAACTTATATAGTTTTCTCccataacaatttataacaatagAATATTTACAAAGCATGCATGCAAATAATACATTACACGTTCTGTTATCGTACACACAGACATTGCATTGTGGACGTAATGAAAACTTCTCACTTATAAAAGACAGTTTTAAGATAATTCCTCTCTAACCTCTAACTCTCGGTAAGGAACATCTTGAACTTGCAGTGAACTCAGACTTAGTAAAACGTtcccagtgtctgagcagaaagttgacgAACCAGGAAATGTCGAAGAATGTATCGtcctttttgtaaaaaaataattgaaatataccatgccaagaccttgttgataaatattccgtatcgacttgacacgatggtcttgaagtatagactCTTAGTACtaacgttgtttatcatcttcaCGTAACGTGTTATAGTAAtatgagggggaggacagggggtaCCCTTCTCTCTTTTCCCgcccctcttctcctttctcctacccctcttctccttattttttttttaatttaccggaaaaaaaactttttctcctttctcctaccccctttctcctttctcctaccccctgtctccctgtctcccttacccctgtcctccccctctattatatgtctttttgaatattacttttactgtttagtctatTTTTGATGATATCTATTTGTCGTGGCTCGATATTTATACACCCATCATTGTGTAAGGTAAATTATTGTAATCTTGTGATTCATTTATGTGCCttgtctatatgccattttatgtttctttgttatcCCTTAGTTTTTGTGTATagtaattaaaattataacacaaagtTGACTGTTGTACACATATTTTGGCATTTTCACcttttgtgtgtgtttgttttgcggtcacattgttgtcaatttaATGTATTTGTTGCGACTGTTATACAAATGAGAGTCTTATCtaactataaaatcaggttaaatccaccattttcaactAACTACATGTGACAGTTTTTATcctttcatttgatgtgtttgagcttttttgAAACAGTCGTTTTGAATTTGCCGGAGTTGGGTGTTTTTGTGATAATAATGTCTACATATTATGTCCTTGTTATCTACTTAGTTTCATTAAAttctgttgtattatttcagaGGCGATAAAAACTGCTGCCGTAGTATACTTAGATCataattttaagttcaaatgGGCTTCACTTTCTGCCTATATGCACTCTTACATATTATGTTCTTCGTAGTTACAAAGATTCATGACATACAGTTGTGTAGTTTCAGAAGAGTGCCATGACAAGAACaagactgacggacggactgactgaccgACGGACGGGTCAAAACATTATACCATTCGGAAATTTGTTTCGTGGGGTATAAAAATTCCCGAACTGATTTCTTTGTGATTTATTAAagatattgttttgtaaataaataactgcaaaaactaacaaataaaaataacagattaCAGCAACCATTctactttctaattttatttgtttatatacacaCACATCATGGTATTAAAGTTCATCtttcaatatcttttttaatgtcttagattgtatttttatattttgaaaatgaaagcaCCACCCTTGTTATCCACTAAACAAGTAATAAGCATAATTTCTAATTCTTTGTTGATGTCAATTGCACACGGTTCCATGATTCCGTCCTCCTCACACAAAACAGTTCTAATTGTTTTACCATCGGATGACAGGACCACGATTATATTTTCCCCACGAGAAGTTATATAAACAAACCCGTTCATATCTACTGCTATTCCCTCTGGTTGATATATATCCTCGTGATTAAATGCCCATAGATGTTCACCAGTTATGCTGTAGCAGTCAACTCTGTTATCATAATAATGTGTGCCATAAATTTTCCCGTTAAACAGTGAAATACGATGGACACAAATTTCTTCTAAAAATTCTTCGGTCATTTCTTTTAGGTTCAGTATCATGATTTTGCTATCCCCTTTATGGCTGATTACGATAACCTCACCATCACTTGCAACTCCGTAACCGTTATAAGCAAGTTTAATGGTTTTTAAAAGTTGAATTTTCTCTACGTCAACCAGCAGCAACTTTGTAGCTCCATAAAAAGTGACAGCAACTGTATTATCCTTAACAAAGCATAAATCATATGGTTCTTCTTCGAATGTCATCAGCTCTTTCATTAAGGTGCCATCACTATTGTACTGAATCATGCTATTCTCCTTGTCATGAAAAAGTAATAATGTACCATCCGGTAGTATACGACTGGTCATTGTTTGAAGGATTTCACCTTCCGGAACTCTTAATGTGTTCAAAAGCGAAGGTTTGATTTGCTCTATTCCGTGAACCATTGGAACTAAGTTTTGGGCTTGATCTTTTCTTCCAGTCTTGGTTTGGAAAATTTTCCTTGATGATTTGACAGATATATTTCCAAAGGATTTGACATCTTGTAAAATGGACTTTACAGTAGAAGAAACGGATATCTCCACATCATTGAACTGGCTGCTACTCTCTAACTCATCCAAGTATTTTGTTGCTTGTGATGTAGTTTTTTCGATTTCACGCAGGCCGATATATGTTTGCACTTCAGTTGCATGCTTAGTCATAGTAGAAAAGTCTTCCTGTAATTGTTCAATCAGTTCTGCGCGGTTTTCCGTTTGTTGAACCAGTGCCTCCATGTCTGTTGCCAATTTCGAATGTTGTGATTCTAAGTCGGTAAGGATTTCCTTCTCTAATTTGTCGAAGTAATCATTTAGTAATTTGCGCGTTGTCCTTACCTCTTGAATgccatttattttttgaatatggattgttttgattttgtcttttaagTGTTTCAATACTTCTTCGAAACTTTCTCTCAAATCTTGTAAATCTTTTTTAAGTAACGGAACGGCAGCAGATGATTtgaaatctttcaaaatatcatCAAGGGGTTTCAGGTCTTGACACTTTTGGTGTTTATTGGCGATACAATGAATGCAGCAAGGACATGAATGGAAAGCACAATAAAGTTCGTACCTTTTGTCATGGTCTTGGCACCGGTTGCTCGTTTCCAGCATAAATCGTGGTAATTTGTGATAATCAACAGTACGCATCGTACTATGTTCTTTAGATGCTTTTGATCTTTTGTGATGTTTTTCGCAGTCTGTACAAAGAAAAACATCACATTCTGTACACCAGGTGATTGCATTACTGGATATATCATCCTCCTTGCAGAGTGTGCATATATCTACACTCGATGAtgccattttctttttatatctgaaaTGTATTTGTGAAATTAATATTGCAGGTGCAGTTTCGATATGCTAATTTGTCACAATTAGTTATGTAATATGTATTAATATGTTAATTCAGAATGAAAAACTAAGCTGAGTGTAaaattttgttacttttaaTAAGGAAAAGTAGAGTAACAGTcactattaattattttatgtatCGTGTAAACAAAACTCGGCTCGTTTATCAATCACTTAATTcgattttgataattttgataataactAGTCAATGATATTGCCAAGTCATTGTCCCTATACACACGCGTCGAATTACTTTGGTTTTTCGTTGTTTTGCAGATATAAATAAGGTAATATCTAATCAGTTTATTTGTAAAATCATATAACACATTGTACTTAGAAATGGTATTATATAcggtttatttatattttagcttTGCACACGATAGTACATGGTCATGCATCCCTTAAACTGTTTGTGGCGTTTTTACACTAAATACATTGCATGTATATTTATTAGTACTTAATCAGTGAGAAAACCATTAATTTTTTTCGTTGGCTGtgagtttataaaaaagaagatgtggtatgattgccaatgagacaactatccacaaaagaccaaaatgatacaaacattaacaactatatgtcaccgtacggacttcaacaatgagcaaagcttataccgcatagtcagccataaaaggccccgataagacaatgtgaaacaattcaaacgagaaaattaacggccttatttatgtaaaaaaatgaacgaaatacaaatatgtaacacataaaccaATGAcgaccactgaataacaggctcctgacttgggacatgcacatacataaataatgtgcggggttaaacatgttagcgggatccaacCCCCcacccctaacctgggacagtacagcataagaacgaactataaaaatcagttgaaaaggcgtaactcatcagatagacaaaaaatacaagtggacgtggccgggtacttatacatcccgacacaaaaagacacaatgaacagatctgagagtactcgcagttatctgacagctagttcaatgtcactaacaactaataaaaaaatcatgccttcAAGAAGTTTTTATCGGTGCttattggtttttgttttatgtgagTCATTTACTCTAAGACCGCAGCAGTAGTATTATCACCTTACTCTGTCTCAATCTGTGTTAAATTGATATGTTTGATTATAGTGATTCTGCAAAGGTGTTACTTTTATTCTGCtcgaacatatttttttttatagcttgaCGTATCTTATACAATTAAGCAGGACTCTCTtcctttgttttattcattgtttttacCGCCGCTGTTTAAACGTTGAAATGTTCAAacacaaaaaagttgaaataataattatttcgGGATCAATCATATGGTTGTTAATTCTAGCACAGAGcctttttttggatttttttaattttttttattttggtttttacAGCAAATTCGAGACCGTAAATCCATTTAGAATACATTTTTACACTTAAATGTTGGAAATCAAACCTTAGAACAGgagaattgttttcaaaacctaggcaaaagatacaaaatgagcattcaaactcataagtcaaaaacaaaatgacaacgccattaCCAAAAAAACAACCACCAGCATAACCCCGGGTTAATATTAAGTGGTCCGGTTGAGTAAGCAGATCATGTTTCATATGCGACCTgttgttatgaaaataattttggatattttgtcGAAATTGTACACTGAATTAATTTGGAATTCAAGCAAGACCTAAATGTAACACGTTGTTGAAATCCTACCACACccataaactgttgattttttaaaaaataagttttaatcaCATCATACGCAACGCTTTAAAGTTATCTCTACCCTGAAATGTGATGCCTAATCATATACAGTATAATGTAAACTCAATTAGAGACGGCCTTTCAAAATCTCATTTCTTTTATTCTGTTGTGACTCATCGAAAGAGATTTATCACAAAATTTGTACCTACTTGAGCAGTACATACATGGTTGTCAAATTTGGAGCAAGGTATGAATTTAAGACAAAaggtttttttgttatgtttccTCTGAGTTTTGGGGACAGCTGTGTGTAATTTCGATTTTATTTTAGCCATGAGGTAGTCAGTTTCTCTTAGAATTATGATTTTGAAGTACCACTGGTAAAATCCGCTACTTTTATTCTGACTGTGAAATATTTGTTAACGTATTTTGCATAGTTGATGGTAGTTGAAGAGAgtgaaatatcaaaaatgttCTTACCTTGCTGTACGTGTTAAAGGCGTCTGAACAGGGAAGTCAACGCACCAAACGATAGTAAATTTATTCATAATGTATCgttttatacatataatttaaaaagtagAGGTTTGCATAATTTACAGTTGAACGCTTATGAACAAACAACTCTAATATATAGATAGCTTGTTACCAAATCCTGCATATTCTGTTTCTTTGTTGTGCatcatgtaaaattttaaatggacCTGATTGCAAGGTTTAGGCACACAAACATTCAAATCAAACTAAGATGCATACACAAAAGTATTAGTATGTTGCAAATTTACTGTTGAACGCATCACTGCAAACCAGTAAAAGTCTGAAATGGTCTATATCTgtactcgactgtactgatttttactcAACCAGTCTGAATTGTTCTTAAATTTACTTGATGATACTCGACTGTAGTCTGAACCATACCCAACAGTCTGAACTTGTACTCGACCAATACTTAACAATTTTATACGTGTCTGAACCATgctcgacctagtctgaaccatgTTAAACCTATTGTGTACCATACTCGACCttgtctgaaccatactcgacaAAGTCTTAACCAACCTAGACCTATTTTTTGTATCTACATGTAtctattgtatttcatcaatttagAAACTATTTCCCTTGACTAGAAAGTAGAAAgaagtaggtccagtaagattCCTTTTTGGTcgcaaaatatagcagtttttttaaattgttaaaatgtaaacttttagttatttatttattaaaaaagaagaatggTTCTGCTTCATAAAAATGGACCTTTTTGgaaaatacaatgcacatatatcgggtagtagcatcattaagtcatgcgaaattactgaaatcttcacaattttagcattttagtaaaatataagaCGGTTTCCGTTTTATATGAAAGTGTATatttaagttgtatttgatgatataatacataacatatataaaggttgaagaTTAACACGGATGCAGACActttattttttgacaaaaacaatctgaaaagtgacaatattgggatttttttttttttagatttttcatatttaaggtggtacctaacactacagggagataactctgtaaaatcaacagaacgttttaatgacgttgtgttcttaagggaatattaagcttctcaatgataaaaataagtgtttgtcaaactgctatataaccagtgtaatttttctgattaaacggttggttcaatatttttgatttttttttatatttttgtcagagggtcaaagtaaatactttgtcaaaattttaagaaaaattaaacgagccaaattaattttagttcaggtgttaggtaccaccttaagcttgaatcggagtgttttaaatgactaaatcagttaaaatctttcatctTTTACAACTAAATGAATCAACTTAAATACACCCTGTGATTAAAAAGTGtgcaaaatctttcgtcagctGAGATGAACCGGAAATTTGAGGTCAAATTCGGCTCTCCGTAGATGTAGATGTAGATTTATGGTGTCATTTGAGTTGAAATTAAGCTATTCTGCAGTGAAATTGTTCtgtattgaaatatatttaaaatagtatataaaaactacactttttattttgttaaacttaAGATTTAATATAACTATGATAATAGAATTTCCATAGCAATCCGTGGTAACCTTTT
This Mytilus trossulus isolate FHL-02 chromosome 14, PNRI_Mtr1.1.1.hap1, whole genome shotgun sequence DNA region includes the following protein-coding sequences:
- the LOC134696682 gene encoding uncharacterized protein LOC134696682; this translates as MASSSVDICTLCKEDDISSNAITWCTECDVFLCTDCEKHHKRSKASKEHSTMRTVDYHKLPRFMLETSNRCQDHDKRYELYCAFHSCPCCIHCIANKHQKCQDLKPLDDILKDFKSSAAVPLLKKDLQDLRESFEEVLKHLKDKIKTIHIQKINGIQEVRTTRKLLNDYFDKLEKEILTDLESQHSKLATDMEALVQQTENRAELIEQLQEDFSTMTKHATEVQTYIGLREIEKTTSQATKYLDELESSSQFNDVEISVSSTVKSILQDVKSFGNISVKSSRKIFQTKTGRKDQAQNLVPMVHGIEQIKPSLLNTLRVPEGEILQTMTSRILPDGTLLLFHDKENSMIQYNSDGTLMKELMTFEEEPYDLCFVKDNTVAVTFYGATKLLLVDVEKIQLLKTIKLAYNGYGVASDGEVIVISHKGDSKIMILNLKEMTEEFLEEICVHRISLFNGKIYGTHYYDNRVDCYSITGEHLWAFNHEDIYQPEGIAVDMNGFVYITSRGENIIVVLSSDGKTIRTVLCEEDGIMEPCAIDINKELEIMLITCLVDNKGGAFIFKI